TACAGCGAGAAAAGGAAGTATATTTGTAGCATCTGTTGGATATACTGTTGACAGTCATAAGTTTTGTAAAAATGTTGTTGAACAAGGATGCACATTAGTAGTAGTTAATAAAGAACAATCCCTTCCAGCAAATGTTACACAAGTGGTTGTACCTGATACATTAAGAGCAGCTAGCATTCTAGCTCATACATTATTTGAATATCCTAGTCATCAATTGGTAACTTATGGTGTAACAGGAACAAATGGTAAAACATCTATTGCTACAATGATTCATTTAATTCAAAGAAAGTTACAAAAAAATAGTGCATATTTAGGAACAAATGGTTTCCAAATTAATGAAACAAAGACAAAAGGTGCAAATACAACGCCTGAGACAGTTTCTTTAACTAAGAAAATAAAAGAAGCAGTTGATGCAGGTGCTGAATCCATGACATTAGAAGTATCGAGTCATGGTTTAGTATTAGGACGTTTAAGAGGCGTAGAATTTGATGTTGCAATATTTTCGAATTTAACACAAGACCATTTAGATTTTCATGGCACAATGGAAGCCTATGGACATGCTAAATCACTTTTATTTAGTCAATTAGGTGAAGACCTTTCGAAAGAAAAGTATGTTGTGTTAAATAATGACGATTCATTTTCTGAGTATTTAAGAACAGTAACACCTTATGAAGTGTTTAGTTATGGAATTGATAATGAGGCACAGTTCATGGCTAAAAATATCCATGAATCATTACAAGGTGTCAGCTTTGATTTTGTAACGCCTTTTGGAACGTACCCAGTAAAGTCCCCATATGTTGGTAAATTTAACATTTCAAATATAATGGCTGCGATAATAGCTGTATGGAGTAAAGGTACGCCATTAGAGACGATTATTAAAGCTGTTGAAAATTTAGAACCTGTTGAAGGGCGATTAGAAGTATTAGATCCTTCTTTACCTATTGATTTAATTATTGACTATGCTCATACCGCGGATGGTATGAATAAATTAATTGATGCAGTGCAGCCATTTGTAAAACAAAAATTAATATTTTTAGTTGGTATGGCGGGAGAACGTGATTTAACCAAAACGCCTGAAATGGGACGTGTTGCTTGTCGAGCAGATTATGTTATTTTTACACCAGATAATCCTGCTAATGATGACCCGAAAATGTTAACGGCAGAATTAGCCAAAGGTGCAACACATCAAAATTATATTGAATTTGATGATCGCGCAGAAGGTATAAAGCATGCAATTGACATAGCTGAGCCGGGGGACACTGTCGTTTTAGCATCAAAAGGAAGAGAACCATATCAAATCATGCCAGGGCATATTAAGGTGCCACATCGAGATGATTTAATTGGCCTTGAAGCAGCTTACAAAAAGTTCGGTGGTGGCCCTGTTGATCAATAAGTCGCTCATTGATGAAGGTAAATCCATTAATGTTTATATATTTGAGCCAAACAATGACCAGATAATCATTGTTGTACCTGATTGGTTTTGGTCTTATCAATTAGAAACGGCAGAGATAATTGATCGAGATACATGTATTGAAACATTGCTCATGCAATTATTTGTTTTTAAAGAGGAAGAAGAAGCTGAAATGATTGCATTACAAATGACAGATTGGATAGAAACATATAAAAAGGAGAAAAAATAATGAATTTAAAGCAAGAAGTTGAGTCTAGAAAGACTTTTGCGATTATTTCACATCCCGATGCTGGTAAAACAACATTAACTGAAAAATTATTATATTTTAGTGGTGCAATTCGTGAAGCAGGGACTGTTAAGGGTAAAAAGACTGGGAAATTTGCAACGAGTGACTGGATGAAAGTTGAACAAGAACGTGGTATCTCAGTAACAAGTTCAGTCATGCAATTTGACTATGATGACTATAAAATAAATATTTTAGATACACCGGGACACGAAGACTTTTCAGAAGATACGTATCGTACGTTAATGGCAGTTGACAGTGCCGTCATGGTTATTGACTGTGCAAAAGGTATTGAACCCCAAACATTAAAACTATTTAAAGTTTGTAAAATGCGTGGTATTCCAATTTTCACATTCATTAATAAATTAGATCGTGTCGGTAAAGAACCGTTTGAATTATTAGATGAAATTGAAGAAACATTAAATATCGAAACTTACCCGATGAATTGGCCTATTGGTATGGGACAAAACTTTTTCGGCATTATTGATAGAAAATCAAAAACAATCGAACCATTTAGAGATGAAGAAAATATTTTGCATTTAAATGACGACTATGAATTGGAAGAAGATCATACCATTACAAATGATAGTGCTTTTGAGCAAGCAATCGAAGAATTAATGTTAGTCGAAGAAGCTGGAGAAGCATTTGATAATGATGCATTATTAAATGGTGATTTAACACCTGTATTCTTTGGTTCTGCACTAGCGAATTTTGGTGTACAAAACTTCTTAAACGCATATGTTGATTTTGCACCTATGCCAAATGCACGACAAACTAAAGAAGAGATTGAAGTAAGTCCTTTCGATGATGCATTTTCAGGATTTATTTTCAAAATTCAAGCTAATATGGATCCTAAACACCGTGATAGAATTGCATTTATGCGAGTAGTTAGTGGTGCATTTGAGAGAGGCATGGATGTCACATTGCAACGTACTAATAAAAAGCAAAAGATAACACGTTCAACATCATTTATGGCCGATGATAAAGAAACAGTTAACCATGCTGTTGCTGGTGATATTATAGGTCTTTATGATACAGGTAATTATCAGATTGGTGACACATTAGTTGGTGGTAAACAAACATATAGTTTCCAAGATTTACCACAATTTACACCAGAAATTTTTATGAAAGTTTCTGCTAAAAACGTTATGAAACAGAAGCATTTCCATAAAGGAATTGAACAATTAGTACAAGAAGGTGCGATTCAATACTATAAAACATTACACACAAACCAAATTATTCTAGGTGCTGTTGGTCAATTACAATTTGAAGTTTTCGAACATCGAATGAAAAATGAATATAATGTTGATGTTGTTATGGAGCCAGTTGGTCGTAAAATTGCACGATGGATTGAAAATGAAGATAAAATTACAGATAAGATGAATACTTCAAGATCAATTTTAGTGAAAGATAGATATGACGAGTTAGTATTCTTATTTGAAAATGAATTTGCAACACGTTGGTTCGAAGAGAAATTCCCTGAAATTAAGTTGTATAGTTTACTTTAACACGGTGTTTTTAATACAAAAAATTGCATGAATAAATTTAAAATATATTGGAATGATTAAGAAAAATAAATTGTATATTTTAATAGAAAAAGGTATACTATGATGTATCAAATGAATAACCTATGACATTTTGTCAGAGGGGAGTAACTTAAGAATCATGAACGTATAAATGATTCGACACTTTATCGTCATTACGAAGATATCTTCCGGTAAAGTGGGCAATTATTATTGCTTAGTGAGACCTTTGCTATTTATTTAGCATAGGTCTTTTTGTTTGTACTTAACTTATTTATTTAAAGGAGTTGTACATGTTTATGGATCCAAGTTTGATCTTACCGTATTTATGGGTTCTTGTCGTTTTAGTATTTTTAGAAGGATTATTAGCAGCTGATAATGCAATTGTAATGGCTGTTATGGTAAAACACTTACCACCAGAGCAACGTAAAAAAGCTTTGTTTTACGGATTGTTAGGTGCGTTTGTATTTAGATTTTTAGCTTTATTCTTAATTAGTATCATCGCTAATTTCTGGTTTATTCAAGCTGCAGGTGCTGTTTACTTAATTTATATGTCAATCAAAAATCTGTGGCAGTTCTTTAAACATCCAGAAATTGAAAGTCCTGAAGCTGGAGATGATCATCACTATGATGAATCTGGTAAAGAGATTAAAGCGAGCAGTAAATCTTTCTGGGGTACTGTATTTAAAATAGAATTTGCAGACATCGCATTTGCAATCGATTCTATGTTGGCTGCTTTAGCTATTGCTGTAACACTTCCTAAAGTCGGTATCCACTTTGGTGGTATGGACTTAGGTCAGTTCGTAGTCATGTTCCTAGGTGGAATGATAGGTGTTATTTTAATGCGTTATGCAGCAACTTGGTTTGTTGAACTTCTAAATAAATATCCTGGATTAGAAGGTGCTGCATTTGCAATTGTTGGTTGGGTAGGTATTAAATTAGTTGTTATGGTATTAGCGCACCCAGACATCGCAGTATTACCAGAACATTTCCCACATGGCGTATTATGGCAATCTATTTTCTGGACTGTACTAATTGGATTAGTAATTATCGGTTGGTTAGGTTCAGTTGTTAAAAATAAAAAATCACATAAATAATTGATGTGAAGCGGGCAATCTTAATTCAGTTTAAGGTTGTCCTTTTTTATTTAAGTGATTTGTGGAAAATAAAGGTGACAGGTAGTAAATCGATTGTAATTTTTAAGAAACTGTATTAAGAAAAATGCACCTTTTATATTTAGCATTTTTTCCTTATAAATTGTATAGATTTTAAAGCAAATTAAGTGCTAATGTGTCATAATGAAAAGTGATTTTATTGAATGGAGTGGACATTAGTGGATATTGGTAAAAAACATGTAATTCCCAAAAGTCAGTACCGACGTAAGCGTCGTGAATTCTTCCACAACGAAGACAGAGAACTAAAAAATAAACAACAAGACAATACACATAAAATTGATGATGGAACTTCTCATCAAGCAGAAAGGCAAATACATAAAGATTCAATTGATAAACATGAAAGATTTAAAAATAGTTTGTCATCACATTTAGAAAAGCAAGAACATGACGATGATAAATTACAAGAAGTTACAGAGGATAACGCTACGTCTAGTAATCATTCTAATGATAAAGGATTAAATGATGTGAATGATGATTTGCATCAGAAAATGGATTCGGATAATTCTAAAGATCAAACTTTTGAAGATGAGAAATTGCATGAAAAAGATGACAAAGTCGTCAATAAATCTAAGGACGACTCACAAATTATAAATGGATTATTACACACTGATTTAAACAAAAATGATGCAGAACAAAATCAGCAACAATTGGATTTAAGTACATCAAAAGATGACGGAAAAGACTTTACTCATGTAGGTTCAATTAACTTTACTAAAGATAATGCTGAACATACTGAAGATATATTATCATCAAAAGATGACAAACAGCGTAATTCGCTTTTTGATACTAAATCTGAAGAATCGAATAACTTAGAACAGCAAAAAGATAAAGATAATCAAAAGCCGTTAACATTACCAGAAGAGCAAAAGTTGAAAAGGCAACAAAGTCGTGACAATCTAACAGATGAGAATCAACTAAATGATATTAAAACAGAAAATGTTAATGAAGCTAGTTCTAAAGATCAAGACAATGTAACTAAAGTTCAAGCAGATGAATCTTTAAATCAAAAGCGAGTAAATGACACAAGTGATAACTTGGATAAACATCAAAATGAAATTAAACAAGCTGATAATGATGCTGACAATATTAAACAATCCCAAGTATTATTAAATACAAATGAACAGAATAAAGAAATAAAGTCTAAAACACAACATGATACCCATAAGACCGATACTAAAAATGATTTTAAAAATAATAAAAATCAGCAAGTGAACAAAGCATCATCTAAAAACAACAAAGCACCAAAGTATCATGCACCTAAGTCAGATAATAAAAATAAATCACATAATGACTTTGGTAATGTAGTGAAAAAGTTTTGGCTGATGTATTGGCCTAAAGTAATTATTTTAATTGGCATTATTATTTTGATTATCATTTTAAATGCGATATTTAATAACGTGAATAAAAATGATCGAATGAATGATAGTAGCGATACAGATGCTCAAAAATATACTAATACAATGAAAAACGCTAATAATACTGTTAAGTCAGTTGTTACTGTAGAAAATGAAACATCAAAGGATTCTTCATTACCTAAAGATAAAGCTTCACAAGATGAAGTTGGTTCAGGTGTTGTTTATAAAAAATCTGGAGATACATTATATATAGTTACGAATGCACATGTTGTCGGAGATAAAGAAAATCAAAAAATAACATTTGCTAATAATAAGAGTGTTGTCGGAAAAGTATTAGGAAAAGACAAGTGGTCAGATTTAGCTGTTTTGAAAGCAACATCATCAGATAGTTCAGTAAAAGAAATAGCTATTGGAGATTCAAATAATTTAGTGTTAGGAGAACCAATATTAGTTGTAGGAAATCCATTAGGCATTGATTTTAAAGGAACAGTAACTGAAGGAATTATTTCAGGACTTAACAGAAATGTGCCAATAGATTTTGATAAAGATAATAAATACGACATGTTAATGAAAGCATTCCAAGTCGATGCATCAGTAAATCCAGGTAATTCGGGTGGTGCTGTTGTGAATAGAGAAGGTAAGTTAATTGGTGTTGTAGCAGCTAAAATTAGTATGCAAAATGTTGAAAATATGGCATTTGCAATTCCGGTTAATGAAGTTCAAAAAATTACAAAAGATTTAGAGAAAAAAGGTAAAATTGACTATCCTGATGTAGGTGTTAAAATGAAGAATATTGCCAATTTGAATAGTTATGAAAGACAAGCAACAAAATTACCAGGTAGTATTAAAAATGGTGTTCTTGTAGATCAAGTTGACAATAAAGGTTTAGCAGAACAATCAGGTCTAAAGCGTGGAGATGTTATCGTTGAATTAGATGGTAAACTTTTAGAAGATGATTTACGATTTAGACAAATTATATTTAGCCACAAAGATGATTTGAAATCAGTTACAGCTAAAATTTATAGAGATGGTAAAGAAAAAGAAATAAATATCAAACTAAAATAATGTTGAGGTGATAGCGTGTCAATTTTTAGCCAGTTTATAAAAAGATCTAGTCCTCAACAAGGTATTGTGTTGTATTACATTGTTGCCATTATCGTTGCATTTTTATTATTAAACTTACCGTATGTGCATAAGCCTGGTGTAGAAGTAAATCCTATTGACACATTATTTGTTGCTGTTTCTGGTATTAGTGTTACAGGGTTATCTCCAATAAGTATTGTTGATACATACTCTACATTTGGTCAATTAATCATTCTCGTTATTTTAAATATTGGTGGGATTGGTGTAATGGCAATTGGTACAATGTTATGGGTTGTATTAGGTAAACATATTGGAATTAGAGAACGTCAGCTAATTATGTTAGATAATAATAAAAA
This is a stretch of genomic DNA from Staphylococcus roterodami. It encodes these proteins:
- a CDS encoding UDP-N-acetylmuramoyl-L-alanyl-D-glutamate--L-lysine ligase; this encodes MNASTLFEKIKVKRVLGTLEQQIDDITTDSRTARKGSIFVASVGYTVDSHKFCKNVVEQGCTLVVVNKEQSLPANVTQVVVPDTLRAASILAHTLFEYPSHQLVTYGVTGTNGKTSIATMIHLIQRKLQKNSAYLGTNGFQINETKTKGANTTPETVSLTKKIKEAVDAGAESMTLEVSSHGLVLGRLRGVEFDVAIFSNLTQDHLDFHGTMEAYGHAKSLLFSQLGEDLSKEKYVVLNNDDSFSEYLRTVTPYEVFSYGIDNEAQFMAKNIHESLQGVSFDFVTPFGTYPVKSPYVGKFNISNIMAAIIAVWSKGTPLETIIKAVENLEPVEGRLEVLDPSLPIDLIIDYAHTADGMNKLIDAVQPFVKQKLIFLVGMAGERDLTKTPEMGRVACRADYVIFTPDNPANDDPKMLTAELAKGATHQNYIEFDDRAEGIKHAIDIAEPGDTVVLASKGREPYQIMPGHIKVPHRDDLIGLEAAYKKFGGGPVDQ
- a CDS encoding peptide chain release factor 3, which translates into the protein MNLKQEVESRKTFAIISHPDAGKTTLTEKLLYFSGAIREAGTVKGKKTGKFATSDWMKVEQERGISVTSSVMQFDYDDYKINILDTPGHEDFSEDTYRTLMAVDSAVMVIDCAKGIEPQTLKLFKVCKMRGIPIFTFINKLDRVGKEPFELLDEIEETLNIETYPMNWPIGMGQNFFGIIDRKSKTIEPFRDEENILHLNDDYELEEDHTITNDSAFEQAIEELMLVEEAGEAFDNDALLNGDLTPVFFGSALANFGVQNFLNAYVDFAPMPNARQTKEEIEVSPFDDAFSGFIFKIQANMDPKHRDRIAFMRVVSGAFERGMDVTLQRTNKKQKITRSTSFMADDKETVNHAVAGDIIGLYDTGNYQIGDTLVGGKQTYSFQDLPQFTPEIFMKVSAKNVMKQKHFHKGIEQLVQEGAIQYYKTLHTNQIILGAVGQLQFEVFEHRMKNEYNVDVVMEPVGRKIARWIENEDKITDKMNTSRSILVKDRYDELVFLFENEFATRWFEEKFPEIKLYSLL
- a CDS encoding trypsin-like peptidase domain-containing protein yields the protein MEWTLVDIGKKHVIPKSQYRRKRREFFHNEDRELKNKQQDNTHKIDDGTSHQAERQIHKDSIDKHERFKNSLSSHLEKQEHDDDKLQEVTEDNATSSNHSNDKGLNDVNDDLHQKMDSDNSKDQTFEDEKLHEKDDKVVNKSKDDSQIINGLLHTDLNKNDAEQNQQQLDLSTSKDDGKDFTHVGSINFTKDNAEHTEDILSSKDDKQRNSLFDTKSEESNNLEQQKDKDNQKPLTLPEEQKLKRQQSRDNLTDENQLNDIKTENVNEASSKDQDNVTKVQADESLNQKRVNDTSDNLDKHQNEIKQADNDADNIKQSQVLLNTNEQNKEIKSKTQHDTHKTDTKNDFKNNKNQQVNKASSKNNKAPKYHAPKSDNKNKSHNDFGNVVKKFWLMYWPKVIILIGIIILIIILNAIFNNVNKNDRMNDSSDTDAQKYTNTMKNANNTVKSVVTVENETSKDSSLPKDKASQDEVGSGVVYKKSGDTLYIVTNAHVVGDKENQKITFANNKSVVGKVLGKDKWSDLAVLKATSSDSSVKEIAIGDSNNLVLGEPILVVGNPLGIDFKGTVTEGIISGLNRNVPIDFDKDNKYDMLMKAFQVDASVNPGNSGGAVVNREGKLIGVVAAKISMQNVENMAFAIPVNEVQKITKDLEKKGKIDYPDVGVKMKNIANLNSYERQATKLPGSIKNGVLVDQVDNKGLAEQSGLKRGDVIVELDGKLLEDDLRFRQIIFSHKDDLKSVTAKIYRDGKEKEINIKLK
- a CDS encoding TerC family protein; amino-acid sequence: MFMDPSLILPYLWVLVVLVFLEGLLAADNAIVMAVMVKHLPPEQRKKALFYGLLGAFVFRFLALFLISIIANFWFIQAAGAVYLIYMSIKNLWQFFKHPEIESPEAGDDHHYDESGKEIKASSKSFWGTVFKIEFADIAFAIDSMLAALAIAVTLPKVGIHFGGMDLGQFVVMFLGGMIGVILMRYAATWFVELLNKYPGLEGAAFAIVGWVGIKLVVMVLAHPDIAVLPEHFPHGVLWQSIFWTVLIGLVIIGWLGSVVKNKKSHK
- a CDS encoding YueH family protein; translation: MINKSLIDEGKSINVYIFEPNNDQIIIVVPDWFWSYQLETAEIIDRDTCIETLLMQLFVFKEEEEAEMIALQMTDWIETYKKEKK